Genomic segment of Pseudomonas sp. DY-1:
GCGGCCTGTTCCGTCTCGCTGACGTGGCGCCGGAATGCTTCGAGCAGACCGATTACTACCAGCGCTACTTCCGGCTCAACGTCGTAGCCGACGAGGTGCAGCTGAACGTGCCGCTCGATGGCGGGCGGACGCTATGCCTTTCGTTGGGCTCGCGGCAGCGCTTCAGCCCGGAGCAAATCGCCTTGCTCGGCCTGATCCAGCCCTGGGTTGCCGGTCTGATGCGCCAGCGCCTGGCTTTCGAGCAAGAGCTGATGGCCAACCCGCCTCCACCCGCCCCAGCTTGGCAGGAACAGCTGGAAGCCGCCGGCCAGAAGGTAGAAAGCGCCCTGACCGCCCGCGAACTGGAGGTCGGCCGCCTGATGCTGAGCGGCTGTTCGAGCAAGGAGATCGCACGCAAGCTGGATATCTCCGCCGAGACGGTGAAGGTCCACCGCAAGCACATCTACAGCAAGCTGGGGATCAAGTCTCAGTCGGAGCTGTTCCGCCTGTTCCTGAAGGCGCAGGAGGGGTAAGCGGGCTCGGTATTCTGCTTGCAGAGTGATAATTCGGTTTGATGAATGACATCCTGCCAATCAACCGTTACTGCAACCCTGGCCAAAAACCACATATTCCAGGCGATGAACTTTGCCCTGATGATCTTCGTAGGTCATATAGGCCGGAACCACGCCGCAGACATCGGAAATTTCACTTCGAGAAAGAACTTTGGCGATATCAAGTTCCATCCCGTAGTGATACTGCTCGATCACGGGTTCCCCGGCGACAGTGGATTCTGCCGGCTCTTCAGCCAAGGCGAAGGCAGACATGCCGGCAAGAACCAGCAAGGCAAGAGCTTTCATTGGATTGTTTCCCGAGTGCTTGGAATTTGGAACTTCGGCCAGCTCTCCACGAACTGGCCGAAGGTACAGCGCAACACCTTTCGGTGATGTTTACGGCAGCAAGTGCCTCATCGTGGGAGGCGGGATAATTTTAATATTCGGGAAACTTCACAAACAGCGCCGGATACAACAAGGACTGTTTACTGTGCGAACAGCAATCCATCGAGCCAGCCGGTAGTTTCCGGCCTGGCGCCCTTCTCCCCTATCACCACGGTGCAGGTCATGCCGGCAGCCAGCAGCACGCCTTCGGGAACCTCGTCCAGGTGGATGCGCACCGGCACCCGCTGGGCCAGTCGCACCCAGTTGAACGTCGGGTTCACGTCGGCGATCAGCTCGCGGCTTTCCGGGTTATCGCGGTCGTAGATGCCACGGGCGATGCTGTCCACTCGCCCGGTGAGGCGCTCGCCGCTCATCAGCCTGAGTTCGGCAAGATCCCCTACCTTGATGCGTGGCAGGCGGGTCTCTTCGAAGTAGCCGTTGACGTAGTAGGACTGCTCGTCCACCAGGGCCATGCTGGCTTCGCCGCGCTCGGCGAAGTCGCCCTTGTAGACGTTGAGGTTGGTGATATGCCCAGCCACCGGCGCCCGGACTTCGGTTCGCGCCAGGTTGAGCTTGGCGGCATCCAGGGCGGAGACAGCCTCCTGGTATTCAGCCAGGGCGGCGGCGGCCAGGTGGCCGGCGTCTTCGCGGCTCTCGCGGGATACCACCAGGTCGTCCATCTCGGCGCGGCGGTCGGCATTGACCTTGCGCATGGCGAGCGCCGCCTTGCGGGCCGCCACCAGGGCTTCGGCCTGCTCCACTACTACTGCGTAGTGGGACGGGTCGATGCGCAACAGCAGGTCACCGGCCTCTACCTGCTGGTTGTCGCGTACCGGCACGTCCACCACCAGGCCGGCCACGTCCGGGGCGATGTTGATCACATCGGCGCGCACGCGACCGTCGCGGGTCCAGGGCGAGTCCATGTAGTGCTGCCAGAGGGTGCGCACCAGCACGACCGCCAGCGCGAGGATGAGCAGGGTCGCGCCGACACTGATGATTCGTTTCAGGGACATGGAAGCCTCAACGGTAGATGGTCAGCGCCAGGGCGCCATACAGGCAGGTGAACAGGCCGACACGGAGCAGCGCCGGGTGCCAGGCGTGGCGGTAGAGGCCACACCAGGCGAACAGTCGATCCAGCGCCCAGCCGAGCAGGAACGCCACCAGGAACAAAAGGGTCAGGCTCGGCAGGTAGACACCGTGCAGTGCGATTTCACGCGGCATGGACGGTTCCTTGCGGATACGTCGTCGCTGCATCGCCGCCCAGCGGATTCTGAGGGTCCAGCAGCGAAGTACGGATGAAGTGCAGGTAACTCTGCAAGCGTCGCAGGGGCGAGGTTTCGAACTGCGGCGCGCATGGCTCGGCGGTGCTGCGCACGCTGTCGATGGCCTGTTCCACGGCGAACAGAGCGCGCTGGCGGTTGGTTTCCGAAGGCTGGATGAACAGCCGGATCAGTGCCCGGCCCATGGCACGGATGGCATTGCGCCAGGGCATGGATTCGGCATAGCAGGAGAGCGCCGGCAGGCGCGCCTGCTCCAGGCGCATCTCGATCACTGCATGCCCCACTTCCTGCACCAGGAACATCCAGCGCAGCAACTGGCGCTGCACGTCCGGGCGTCCGGCGGAATACAGGTAGGCCTGATTCAACAGGTCGCGGGTGCCGCTTTCGAAACCGGACACCAGCCCCTTCATCCGACCGCTCACGGCACGCACCACGCACATGCGCAGGTCGCGCTCCAGGCGCCGCCACAGCCAGGGCCGGTTGGGCGGCAGTAGCACCGCGGCGGCCGCGGTCGCCAGCGCCATGGAAATCACCGAGGCCAGGTATTCGTTGAGCACCCGGTGCGGGTCGAACAGTGTCTGGTTGGCCGGCATGGAGTTCATGCAGAACCAGATCAGCAGGCCCAGCCCGGCACCTGCCAGTTGCGGTCGCGCCAGCAGGTAGGCACCCAGCGCGACGACCGGCGCCAGGGCACAGCAGAGCAACGCGAAGCCGTCGATCTCGGGCAGGACACGGAAAGTCATGAAGATGCCCAGGCAAGCGCCCGCGCTGGCACCCAGGGTGAGTTGCAGTGAAAGGCGCCGAGGATTGGACGAGGATGATGCCAGCGCCGAAACCATGCCGATGGTCATGGCGAAGGTACCGCCGCTGGGCCAGGCGGTGGCCATCCAGAAGGCGCCGAGCAGCAGGATCAGCAGGCTGCTGCGCAGTCCCGCCACGGCCGCAGCCACGGCGTTGGCGCGGGGTCGGAAGCTTTCTTTCCACTGCTCGCGGGCATGGTGGTCATCCAACAGCGAGGCATGGGTCTGAGCGTAGCTGTGCAGGTCATCGGCAAAGCGGTAGAGCAGCTCGGCAGCCGTGTCGTAATCCAGGCTCTGGGCTTCACTGGGCTGCTGCACGGCAAGCTGCGCGCGACCGCTACGGATCAACTGCATCAGCTCTTGCTTGCAGGCCTCCAGGCGGATGGCGAGTCGGGTCGCGTCAGCCTCGCTGCTCAGGCGGTCACGCAGCGGCGCGAGCAGCCGTGAAACTTCCGCGAGGCAAGGCTGCAAAGCGTCGAGCACCATGCTCCCGTAGGAGCCAGCTCTGCTAGCGAACTCCATCGACTCCGAGCCTTCGCGAGCAGAGCTCGCTCCCACCTCTGGTGCAGGCGAGTTGGCCAGGCGCCGCAGCAACTGGTGCAGGCCATGGAAACGGGTGGAAAGCACCATGAATTCGTTGTTCAGGCGCGCCAGGCGCCCACTGCGCATGCGCATGTGCGGATCTTCGAAGGCGGTGGCGTTACGCATGTTCTCGAGATTCACGGCGGCGGCCGCAAAGCGCGCGTTGCTGGCATCAAAGCGTCCGGTATCGAGGCCGCCGGCCAGCCCTTCGCAGGCGAAAGCGGCGAAGTCGCGGAAACGTCCATGCAAGGTGTTGCGCAGGTCGGTACTGGTGCTCTGCGGCAGGATCAGGCCGTTGACCAGGCCGGTGCAAAGAATGCCCAGGCTGATCTCCAGGACCCGCCAGAGCGCGAGCATGAAGGCATCGTCCGGGTGCGAGGTGGCCGGCAGGCCGATCATCACCGCCGTGTAGCCCGCCAGTACGCATGCGTAGCCACGGAAATCCCGGTAGCGCGCGGCGCCGGCCGTGCACAGGCCGATCCAGATGGCCAGGCAGAGCATGAACAGCACCCGCTCCTGATTGAACAGGGCGATCAGCGCCACCATCACGGCCAGCCCCAGCAAGGTGCCGATGATGCGGTAGAAGCTCTTGGCCAGGACCTGTCCGCTCTGCGGCTGCATGACGATGAACACGGTCACCAGCACGGTGCCCGGTTGCGGCAGTTCCAGGCGATAGGCCAGCCAGAGGGCGAGGAAGGCGGTGAGCAGGGCCTTGAAGATGAAGGCCCAGGTCAGGCCGTCACTGCGCGCCCAATCGACCAGCGCGCGGTTGAAGGTTCGAACCATGTCGGGTCCTCAGTACTTGGGGAGAAAACGCAGGCGAGGTTCCTGCGGCGCCAGCGTTGCGGCGTCGGGGCCGCCGGGCTCGGGCAGCACACCGCCACCAAGGGCCAGCAGCAGGTCGGCCTGGGCGCCGAGCAATTCCGCGCGTACCTGCTGTTGCCGGAGCTGGCGCTGGAACAGGACGGGTTGGGTTTCCAGCACGGCGTCGAAGCCGGTGAGGCCGCGCTTCTGCGCCAGCAGCGCGAGGTCGCAGGTCTTTTGCGCGGCAGCCACCGCTTCAGCAGCGAGTGCCTGCTGCTGGTGCAGCGACCTGATGCGCACCAGGGCATCGGCCACCTGTTGCAGCGCACCGATCAAAGTCCGGTTGTACTGCTCCACCGCAATGTCGTACTCGGCGGCGGCAGCGCCCAACTGGCCACGGCGTAGCCCACCATCAAACACCGGCAGGCTGAGGGCCGGGCCAAGGTTGTAGGTGAGCTTGTCGTAGCGCAGGAAATCCAGCACGCCGCCCTGGGTGGCATTGGTGCCGATACCGCCCAGCAGGTTGACGTTGGGGTAGA
This window contains:
- a CDS encoding helix-turn-helix transcriptional regulator; the encoded protein is MSLTLQDIAWHQSVGRLIEQLDRPGFWIALVRQLEQYVPFDSWVALLFSHGRPQVLAECPGADGGPDPLFQDYLRGLYLLDPFYIASREHNTGGLFRLADVAPECFEQTDYYQRYFRLNVVADEVQLNVPLDGGRTLCLSLGSRQRFSPEQIALLGLIQPWVAGLMRQRLAFEQELMANPPPPAPAWQEQLEAAGQKVESALTARELEVGRLMLSGCSSKEIARKLDISAETVKVHRKHIYSKLGIKSQSELFRLFLKAQEG
- a CDS encoding DUF2790 domain-containing protein; translation: MKALALLVLAGMSAFALAEEPAESTVAGEPVIEQYHYGMELDIAKVLSRSEISDVCGVVPAYMTYEDHQGKVHRLEYVVFGQGCSNG
- a CDS encoding HlyD family secretion protein, with translation MSLKRIISVGATLLILALAVVLVRTLWQHYMDSPWTRDGRVRADVINIAPDVAGLVVDVPVRDNQQVEAGDLLLRIDPSHYAVVVEQAEALVAARKAALAMRKVNADRRAEMDDLVVSRESREDAGHLAAAALAEYQEAVSALDAAKLNLARTEVRAPVAGHITNLNVYKGDFAERGEASMALVDEQSYYVNGYFEETRLPRIKVGDLAELRLMSGERLTGRVDSIARGIYDRDNPESRELIADVNPTFNWVRLAQRVPVRIHLDEVPEGVLLAAGMTCTVVIGEKGARPETTGWLDGLLFAQ
- a CDS encoding DUF1656 domain-containing protein — encoded protein: MPREIALHGVYLPSLTLLFLVAFLLGWALDRLFAWCGLYRHAWHPALLRVGLFTCLYGALALTIYR
- a CDS encoding FUSC family protein, which codes for MVRTFNRALVDWARSDGLTWAFIFKALLTAFLALWLAYRLELPQPGTVLVTVFIVMQPQSGQVLAKSFYRIIGTLLGLAVMVALIALFNQERVLFMLCLAIWIGLCTAGAARYRDFRGYACVLAGYTAVMIGLPATSHPDDAFMLALWRVLEISLGILCTGLVNGLILPQSTSTDLRNTLHGRFRDFAAFACEGLAGGLDTGRFDASNARFAAAAVNLENMRNATAFEDPHMRMRSGRLARLNNEFMVLSTRFHGLHQLLRRLANSPAPEVGASSAREGSESMEFASRAGSYGSMVLDALQPCLAEVSRLLAPLRDRLSSEADATRLAIRLEACKQELMQLIRSGRAQLAVQQPSEAQSLDYDTAAELLYRFADDLHSYAQTHASLLDDHHAREQWKESFRPRANAVAAAVAGLRSSLLILLLGAFWMATAWPSGGTFAMTIGMVSALASSSSNPRRLSLQLTLGASAGACLGIFMTFRVLPEIDGFALLCCALAPVVALGAYLLARPQLAGAGLGLLIWFCMNSMPANQTLFDPHRVLNEYLASVISMALATAAAAVLLPPNRPWLWRRLERDLRMCVVRAVSGRMKGLVSGFESGTRDLLNQAYLYSAGRPDVQRQLLRWMFLVQEVGHAVIEMRLEQARLPALSCYAESMPWRNAIRAMGRALIRLFIQPSETNRQRALFAVEQAIDSVRSTAEPCAPQFETSPLRRLQSYLHFIRTSLLDPQNPLGGDAATTYPQGTVHAA